In Flavobacterium praedii, the DNA window CTGCATACAGTCAATTTTTCTCTGAAAATAAAAAGGATTTGTTGGTAATCCGTCTGACAATTCCTGATAACTGACCAATGCTTTATCAAAATCCCCTTTGTCATAATAATATTGCGCCAATTGCTCGTTTTGGGAAAAAGCGATCAGAGAGAACAAAAGTGATATATGAAGGAAGATTTTATTCATAATGTAATCATTTGTAAAGTGATTATATTGAATCGGTCGATAATGAAACATTTGAAATAAAAAATTAAAACCATTAAGAAATTAAGTTTATTAAGCCTAATGCCTCAAAATTTCTTAATGGTTTAAAAATATTTTCTATTTATTAAATTGTACTAGTCAATAATATCAAACCCACAGTAAGAACGTAGTACTTCTGGAATCACGATTCCTTCTGGTGTTTGGTAATTTTCTAATATACCCGCTAGAACTCTTGGCAAAGCCAATGAACTTCCGTTGAGGGTATGTGCCAATTGATTTTTTCCGTCTTTGTCTTTGAAACGCAATTTCAAACGATTGGCTTGAAAAGTCTCAAAATTAGACACAGATGAAATTTCCAACCAGCGTTCTTGAGCTGTAGAATACACTTCAAAATCATACGTCAAAGCCGATGTGAAACCCATATCACCACCACAAAGGCGCAAAATACGGTAAGGTAATTTCAATTCTTGCAAAATACTTTTTACATGTTCCACCATTTCGTCCAATGCAGCATATGAATTATCAGGATGCTCCACGCGCACAATTTCTACTTTGTCAAACTGATGCAAACGGTTTAAACCACGTACATGCGCTCCGTAAGAACCAGCTTCACGACGGAAACAAGGGGTGTAACCAGTATATTTAACAGGCAATTCATTTTCAGACAAAATAACATCTCTAAAAATATTGGTTACTGGAACCTCAGCTGTTGGTATCAAATACAAATCGTCTGTTGCATCGTGATACATTTGCCCTTCTTTGTCCGGCAATTGCCCCGTTCCATATGCCGATGCTTCGTTTACCAAATGAGGCACTTGCATCTCTTTATAACCCGCTTCGGTATTTTTATCCAAGAAATAATTGATCAAAGCACGTTGCAAACGAGCTCCTTTCCCTTTATAAACTGGAAATCCTGCACCAGTAATTTTTACCCCTAATTCAAAATCAATGATGTCGTATTTCTTAACCAATTCCCAATGAGGCTGTGCCCCTTCATGCAAAACTGGAATTTCTCCTTCTTCGAAAACATTCAAATTATCTTCAGGTGTTTTTCCAACGGGAACAATATCAGCAGGAAGATTGGGTAATGTATATAATTTCTCTGTTAATTCATTGGCTAAAACCAAAGCACTTTCTGCCAATACTTTGCTTTTTCCTTTAAGTAAAACTGTTTTTTCTTTCAGAATTGCTGCTTTTGATTTCTCTCCAGCTTTCATCAAATCACCAATATCTTTGGATAATTTATTAGATTCGGATAATACGTTATCCAGCTCAACTTGAGTCGCGCGACGTTTTTCATCCAATTGTACCACTTCGTCAACCACTTGTTTGGCATCCATATTTCTTTTGGCCAAAGCGTTGATTACTTTCTCTTGATTTTCTCTAATAAATGTAATTTGTAACATAGTTTGTTTTTTATAACTAAATAATGGTAGCAAATTTAAGGAAATGTTTGATAACAACGAGACAAAGTTTTTTATGTGGTTGCATTTTAGTTTCTATCGCACAATATTGTCAAAAACAGTACTCCCAATTTCATTACCTTAAGCTTTATTTTTTTCTCGCGAAGGTGCAAAGGCGCAAAGTTTTGAACCTATATCTTTGCGTCTTCATGTCTTTGCGAGAGTTAAATTTAGAAACAGCGTAGTAAAAAATCATTAACTCAATGACATTGTTTTCACGCACATACAATGTCATTAAATTTAGCTTTATTTTTTTCTCGCGAAGGCGCAAAGGCGCAAAGTTTTGAACCTATATCTTTGCGTCTTCACGTCTTTGCGAGAGTTAAATTTAGAAACAGCGTAGTAAAAAATCATTAACTCAATGACATTGTTTTCACGCACATACAATGTCATTAAATTTAGCTTTATTTTTTTCTCGCGAAGGCGCAAAGGCGCAAAGTTTTGAACCTATATCTTTGCGTCTTCACGTCTTTGCGAGAGTTTAATTTAGAAACAGCCTAGAAAAAAATCATTTACTCAATGACATTTTTTCACGCACATACAATGTCATTAAATTTAGCTTTATTTTTTTCTCGCGAAGGCGCAAAGGCGCAAAGTTTTGAACCTATATCTTTGCGTCTTCACGTCTTTGCGAGAGTTTAATTTAGAAACAGCCTAGAAAAAAATCATTTACTCAATGACATTTTTTCACGCACATACAATGTCATTAAATTTAGCTTTATTTTTTTCTCGCGAAGGCGCAAAGACGCAAAGTTTTGAACCTACATCTTTACGTCTTCACGTCTTTGCGAGAGTTAAATTTAGAAACAACGTAGTAAAAAATCATTAACTCAATGACATTGTTTTCACGCACATACAATGTCATTAAATTTAGCTTTATTTTTTTCTCGCGAAGGCGCAAAGGCGCAAAGTTTTGAACCTATATCTTTGCGTCTTCACGTCTTTGCGAGAGTTTAATTTAGAAACAGCCTAGAAAAAAATCATTTACTCAATGACATTGGCATTACTCCTTTTCCCCATTTTAGTGTCGTATTAAAGATTCTAAATTGAAACAAATTGTTTCATTTTTGGCTTAAAAAGAGTAGCAGTAAACTATTTTTTTTTAATTTTACTAAAAACTAAAAAATATGTTATCAAAAAATATTGAATCTGCACTAAACAAACAAATCCGAATAGAAGCTGAATCATCTCAAACCTATTTATCAATGGCTTGCTGGGCTGAAGTAAATGGACTGGAAGGAATTTCTCAGTTTATGTATGCACAATCTGATGAAGAGCGTATGCACATGCTAAAATTAATAAAATATGTAAATGAACGCGGAGGTCATGCTCAAGTAACCGACTTAAAAGCACCAAAAACAACATATGAAACCTTCAAAGGAATGTTTGAAGAATTATATAAGCATGAAATCTTTGTTTCCGAATCAATTAATGAATTGGTTCACATAACCTTTCAGGAAAAAGATTATGCCACTCATAATTTCTTGCAATGGTATGTTGCCGAACAAATTGAAGAAGAAGCAACAGCAAAATCAATTTTGGACAAAATCAACCTGATTGGAGACGACAAAGGTGGATTGTATCTTTTTGATCGAGACATATTACAGGTAGCCATAACTAATGCTGCTGCTCCTGCAAAATAATTAAGAGAAATCGCCATAAACATAGTCCTCAAATCATTGCAATAAAGATTTGAGGATTTTTTTTGTTTAAAAAAGTTAAATTTTATTTAGAACAGATAAAAATAACTTATATTTGTCAAAGTTTTTAATTCTTTACACATTGAGCAAGAAAGAAAAAGAGAAGAGCAAAAAAAAGGATAAAAAGGAAATCCTTAAAAAAATAAAAGTGGCTGAAAACTGCAAGTCAAAATGTTGCGATAAATATAAAAAAGGCGAAAAGAAAAGATGTGATCGTTGCCCAATGTTTGATTTAATAAAAAAAACAGCTTAATTTATTGTTTGCAATTATTGCGGATTTCAACTAAATTATTTCAAAATCTAAAAATAACAACCTTTATAAAATTTTATTTTCATACTAATTTTAATTCATAAAAAAACCATTTGTTCAAATTCAACAAATGGTTTTTTTATGAATCAAAAGAAAAATATTACCAGATTTTGACTCTTTTCTCTGGAGCAATATACATACCGTCGCCTGGTTTTATATCAAATGCTTTATAAAAAGCATCAATGTTTTGCATGGGTACATAGCCACGATACATTCCAGGTGTGTGTGGATCCGTTTTTACTTGACTTTTTATAGCTTCATCACGTGATTTAGTTCTCCAAACAGTTGCCCATGAAATAAAGAAACGCTGTTCAGGGGTATAACCATCAATCAATCCAGGATTAGGGTTTGAATTTAAAAATAATTGCAAACCATCATAAGCAGCATTTATACCTCCTAAATCCCCAATATTTTCACCAAGCGTAAATTTGCCATCAACATGAATTCCAGGTAAAGGTTCCAATGCGCTATATTGATCTGCTAGAGCCGTTCCTAAAGCTGTGAATTGCTTTAAATCTTCATCAGTCCACCAGTTAATTAAATTACCATCCGCATTATAACGTGCCCCGGCATCATCAAAACCATGGGAGATTTCATGACCAATAACAGCTCCAATACCACCATAATTAACAGCTTCATCAGCTTGATAATTATAAAAAGGTGGTTGTAAAATAGCAGCCGGAAAAACAATCTCGTTATACGACGGATTGTAATAGGCATTTACAGTTTGAGGAGACATTCCCCACTCCGTTTTATCCACTGGTTTAGATAGTTTATCTAAATCCTCTTGAAAAGTCCAACGACTTAAATTTCTCATGTTTTCAAAATAACTACCCCCTTCGTCTGGACTTTTAATGACTAGTGCCGAATAATCTTTCCATTTATTAGGATACCCGATTTTAGGATTTATTTTTTTTAGCTTTTCAATAGCTTTAATTTTAGTTTCAGGAGACATCCATGTTAAGTTTTCGATACGCCCCTGATAAGCCAAAATCACATTGTGAATCATCTTTTCGGCTTTAATTTTAGCTTCAGCAGGAAACATTTTTTCAACATATAATTTACCCAATGCTTCACCAATAGATCGGTTTACATTTTGCAAAGCTCTATCTTCTCTAGGTCTTTGTTTTAAAGCGCCTGTTAATGTTTTACCATAAAAATCAAAATTTGCTTGTTCAATCGCAGTGGTTAATTCACTTGCAGCAGCATTAAGTAGTGTCCATTTCATATACTCTTTCCAATCTTCCACTTTATTTTCAGTGAAAACAGTTTGCAAAGCTTTCATGTAACGTGGTTGTAATACGATGATGGTATCCAATTTCTTGAATCCCAATTCTGAGAAATACGAATTCCATTGAATAGCGGGAGTCATTTTTTGCAAATCGGCAATCGTCATTGGATTGTATTGTAAACGACTGTCTCTGCGTTCTACTCTATCCAATCTTGGATTTGACAATGCACTTTCCAGTGCTACAATTTTAGAAGCACTTGTTTTGGCTTGATCTGCATTCTCACCAATACATTGCAACATTCTTGCTACATGAAGTTCATACTTCTCTCTTTTTTCCTTAGAATCTTTTTCTTGTGATGAATAATAATCTTTATCAGACAATCCAAGTCTTGCAACCCCTAAGTTAACGGAATTTTTAGTACTGTTTTTTTCATCGGCTCCAATTTGCAAACCAAAAAATCCAACAGAAATAACCGGTTCCATTTCAACTAAAAGCTTTTGTACATCTTGAATGTTTTTTACTTTGTCAATTTTAGCTAAATACGGTTTCAAAGGAGAAATTCCTTGTTTGTCTCTAGATACGGTATCGATAATGGATTTGAAAAAATTAACCGCTTTTCCTTGATCGGTATTCGATTTATATATTGGATTATTAGCTGCATCTTTCAAAATAGTCAGTGCATCTTTATCCGTTTTTTTTATTAATTCATTAAAACTTCCCCACGAAGTTCGATCAGCAGGAATCTCGGTTTTGTCAAGCCAAGTTCCATTTACAAAATGAAAAAAATTATCACTTGGTTTTGTGTTTTTATCCATATAGGATACATTTATACCTGGTTCTGGAGTTTTAACAGTAGTTTGGGCCTTACTTTCGGAAATCCAAATCAATGCAGGAATGACAAAAAGCAGCCTTTTAGTTAATACATTTTTCATTATAAATATTAGTTTAGAAGTTATTACAAACATATCAATAATTTCACAATAATGTTATAGTATTAAATATTTCATATGTAGATACTATTTGTTTTTTTTTGAATATGGTATCTCTAGATCTTCATTGGTGTTTGCTATAACTTATATCATGGCGATTTCATATTGTTAAATAATCTAAAAACGAAAGTCCTTTTTGTATTTTTGCTGCAAATTATATTTATGCGTACTATTTTTAAAAAATACAGACTCTATATTGGCATTGTTACTATTTTTTCAATTATCACACTTTACTTGTTTTATTCGGCTTTAAAACCAAGTAAAACATTACCAATATTCAACCCTTCAGATGTGAATCCAGAATTGGTTGACAGTACAGTACAATACGTAAGCAAATACCATACGATTGCCGATTTCTCTTTTGTGAATCAAAACGGAAAAACAATTACTCAAAAAGAGTATGAAGGAAAAGTATATGTAGCTGATTTTTTCTTCACTACATGTGGATCAATTTGTCCAAAGATGACAACAAATTTAATCGATGTGCAAAAAGCAATAAAAAACAATCCAAACGTAATGTTGCTTTCCCATACTGTTTTTCCAGAAACTGATAGTGTACCTGCCTTAAAGGCTTATGCCAAAAAATACGGTGTCATTGATGAAAAGTGGAATCTGGTAACTGGCGATAAAAAGAAAATTTACACTATGGCCAGAAAATCTTATTTGGCAGTAAAATTAGGAAAACCATCTGAATTGTACGACATGGTACATACCGAAAATTTTGTACTGGTAGACCAAAAGAGACGCGTTCGAGGTTTTTATGATGGCACCAAGAAAGAAGACATACAACGTTTAATTGAAGATATTAATTGGCTTTGCACCAATGAAAAAAAAGACTAAAACTGATAATTATCAGCTATAATTATAATAAAAAATGTATTTTTGCAATCTTAATTCAATCTAAATAAGCTTTGCGAACAACGATACATTCTCTCAAAAAAGGCCAAAAAGCCATTATACTGGATTTTGATATTGATGTTATTCCATTGAAATTACTCGAAATGGGTTGTTTGCCTGGCAATGAAGTCGAATTACTTCAAATTGCTCCTTTTGGAGATCCATTGTATTTGGATATTAATGGTTCCCATCTAGCCATCCGTATTGAAACAGCCAAACTTA includes these proteins:
- the serS gene encoding serine--tRNA ligase, coding for MLQITFIRENQEKVINALAKRNMDAKQVVDEVVQLDEKRRATQVELDNVLSESNKLSKDIGDLMKAGEKSKAAILKEKTVLLKGKSKVLAESALVLANELTEKLYTLPNLPADIVPVGKTPEDNLNVFEEGEIPVLHEGAQPHWELVKKYDIIDFELGVKITGAGFPVYKGKGARLQRALINYFLDKNTEAGYKEMQVPHLVNEASAYGTGQLPDKEGQMYHDATDDLYLIPTAEVPVTNIFRDVILSENELPVKYTGYTPCFRREAGSYGAHVRGLNRLHQFDKVEIVRVEHPDNSYAALDEMVEHVKSILQELKLPYRILRLCGGDMGFTSALTYDFEVYSTAQERWLEISSVSNFETFQANRLKLRFKDKDGKNQLAHTLNGSSLALPRVLAGILENYQTPEGIVIPEVLRSYCGFDIID
- a CDS encoding M13 family metallopeptidase — encoded protein: MKNVLTKRLLFVIPALIWISESKAQTTVKTPEPGINVSYMDKNTKPSDNFFHFVNGTWLDKTEIPADRTSWGSFNELIKKTDKDALTILKDAANNPIYKSNTDQGKAVNFFKSIIDTVSRDKQGISPLKPYLAKIDKVKNIQDVQKLLVEMEPVISVGFFGLQIGADEKNSTKNSVNLGVARLGLSDKDYYSSQEKDSKEKREKYELHVARMLQCIGENADQAKTSASKIVALESALSNPRLDRVERRDSRLQYNPMTIADLQKMTPAIQWNSYFSELGFKKLDTIIVLQPRYMKALQTVFTENKVEDWKEYMKWTLLNAAASELTTAIEQANFDFYGKTLTGALKQRPREDRALQNVNRSIGEALGKLYVEKMFPAEAKIKAEKMIHNVILAYQGRIENLTWMSPETKIKAIEKLKKINPKIGYPNKWKDYSALVIKSPDEGGSYFENMRNLSRWTFQEDLDKLSKPVDKTEWGMSPQTVNAYYNPSYNEIVFPAAILQPPFYNYQADEAVNYGGIGAVIGHEISHGFDDAGARYNADGNLINWWTDEDLKQFTALGTALADQYSALEPLPGIHVDGKFTLGENIGDLGGINAAYDGLQLFLNSNPNPGLIDGYTPEQRFFISWATVWRTKSRDEAIKSQVKTDPHTPGMYRGYVPMQNIDAFYKAFDIKPGDGMYIAPEKRVKIW
- a CDS encoding SCO family protein, whose translation is MRTIFKKYRLYIGIVTIFSIITLYLFYSALKPSKTLPIFNPSDVNPELVDSTVQYVSKYHTIADFSFVNQNGKTITQKEYEGKVYVADFFFTTCGSICPKMTTNLIDVQKAIKNNPNVMLLSHTVFPETDSVPALKAYAKKYGVIDEKWNLVTGDKKKIYTMARKSYLAVKLGKPSELYDMVHTENFVLVDQKRRVRGFYDGTKKEDIQRLIEDINWLCTNEKKD
- a CDS encoding FeoA family protein, producing MRTTIHSLKKGQKAIILDFDIDVIPLKLLEMGCLPGNEVELLQIAPFGDPLYLDINGSHLAIRIETAKLINVELINNKKI
- a CDS encoding ferritin, with protein sequence MLSKNIESALNKQIRIEAESSQTYLSMACWAEVNGLEGISQFMYAQSDEERMHMLKLIKYVNERGGHAQVTDLKAPKTTYETFKGMFEELYKHEIFVSESINELVHITFQEKDYATHNFLQWYVAEQIEEEATAKSILDKINLIGDDKGGLYLFDRDILQVAITNAAAPAK